A DNA window from Hemibagrus wyckioides isolate EC202008001 linkage group LG11, SWU_Hwy_1.0, whole genome shotgun sequence contains the following coding sequences:
- the LOC131361067 gene encoding cell surface glycoprotein 1-like, with translation MDPTTCGEPSPTYERSLFCVDPTTCEEPIPSYERPLSCMDPTTCEEPIPTYERPLSSMDPTTCEEPIPTYERPLSSMDPTTCEEPIPTYERPLSSMDPTTCEEPIPTYERPLSSIGPTTCEEPIPTYERPLSSMDPTTCEEPIPTYERPLSSMDPTTYEEPIHTYERPLSSMDPTTCEEPIHTYERPLSSMDPTTCGEPIPTYERPLSCMDPTTCGEPLSSMEPTSCMDPTTCGEPIPTYERPLSSMDPTTCGEPLSSMEPTTCMDPTTCGEPISTCERPLSCMETIPLQKPFLCDESIPRNATIPIEEAITYRESTAFHSSSAPASCPD, from the coding sequence atggatcccaccacctgtggggagcccagccccacctatgagaggtcccTTTTCTGTgtggaccccaccacctgtgaggagcccatcccctcctatgagaggcctctctcatgtatggaccccaccacctgtgaggagcccatccccacctatgagaggcctctctcctctatggaccccaccacctgtgaggagcccatccccacctatgagaggcctctctcctctatggatcccaccacctgtgaggagcccatccccacctatgagaggcctctctcctctatggatcccaccacctgtgaggagcccatccccacctatgagaggcctctctcctctattggtcccaccacctgtgaggagcccatccccacctatgagaggcctctctcctctatggatcccaccacctgtgaggagcccatccccacctatgagaggcctctctcctctatggatcccaccacctatGAGGaacccatccacacctatgagaggcctctctcctctatggatcccaccacctgtgaggagcccatccacacctatgagaggcctctctcctctatggatcccaccacctgtggggaacccatccccacctatgagaggcctctctcctgtatggatcccaccacctgtggggagcctcTCTCCTCTATGGAACCCacctcctgtatggatcccaccacctgtggggagcccatccccacctatgagaggcctctctcctctatggatcccaccacctgtggggagcctctctcctctatggaacccaccacctgtatggatcccaccacctgtggggagcccatctccacctgtgagaggcctctctcctgtatggagacCATCCCCTTGCAGAAACCCTTCCTCTGTGATGAGTCCATCCCCAGGAACGCAACCATCCCCATTGAGGAGGCCATCACCTACAGGGAATCCACAGCGTTTCACAGTTCCTCTGCCCCAGCCTCATGTCCAGATTAA